A window from Candidatus Arthromitus sp. SFB-rat-Yit encodes these proteins:
- a CDS encoding N-acetylmuramoyl-L-alanine amidase, whose protein sequence is MKKCFKLLLFFLCILSQILFVHKNIIAKEIKYEMRGAYLNLDFIDLSGEFELSDFKNYITKSYDDFKDSGFNTIFVDISWFIDLNITDKFNNLHKNALEIIVKEGAIRSLDIHGSFSDFHLKGIEMGNLEEYLISLSDKSFIKDKMDYIIKFNDEYYLDPGIHEVRDYIIGVIVDIGTKYKFDGIYLDGIIYPRNIEKYTFNDSYSFNIYNEDKLSKDNFRRQNVNDFVKVLGDKFKSYKNELKFGMGVNYIWRTFNDDLNGINYEGYSDYDKGAFDSLNIGKMGYVNYIVIKIDNKIQEVSDIENVISWWEKKFRTYLIDVFVQGEDNILDVITTVRNNNFINGFLYKKFEIINDIRGLMPTKAIVPRFKSFDSYYTLCDFKVTPKLKGDKIEFNILDEGYENTKNILVYKFPYDDLDIENGNYIKDILPSDGRSTIITLNKEDGVYAITKLNYNSVENRIICAFIVNEEFGLIEERFLDDKPKIINSNIEFVAKSYNKNNEFKFVLEKDGDKVLERDFDKEGVYKFIPDDSGVYRLNVIISNSKDRKNVLKSYLSFEVKDKYIVVLDAGHGGDEPGAKTGENILEKDINLSICKYSTDLLSNNDKVSVINTRINDIKIDLSDRVKLCSFLGGDIFISIHQNAFDNETANGIESYHYFKENDSKGLCNLIQKNLIDNTSAFDRGVKTSNFVVLRENIVPSVLVECGFITNKNESKNLIDDVYQKNISEAICKSIVSYFEI, encoded by the coding sequence TTGAAGAAGTGTTTTAAGCTACTTTTATTTTTTTTGTGTATATTGTCTCAGATTTTATTTGTACATAAGAATATTATAGCTAAAGAAATTAAATATGAGATGAGAGGGGCATACTTAAATTTAGATTTTATTGATTTAAGTGGAGAATTTGAATTAAGCGATTTTAAAAATTATATAACAAAATCATATGATGATTTTAAAGATAGTGGATTTAACACTATATTTGTTGATATATCTTGGTTTATTGATTTAAATATCACAGATAAATTTAACAATTTACATAAAAATGCATTAGAAATCATCGTAAAAGAGGGAGCTATACGCTCTTTAGATATTCATGGTAGTTTTTCAGATTTTCATCTAAAAGGTATTGAGATGGGAAATTTAGAAGAGTACTTAATTTCTCTTAGCGATAAATCGTTTATAAAAGATAAGATGGATTACATTATAAAGTTTAACGATGAGTATTATTTGGATCCAGGTATTCATGAAGTTAGAGATTATATTATAGGTGTGATTGTAGATATTGGAACTAAATATAAATTTGATGGAATTTATTTAGATGGAATTATTTATCCAAGAAATATAGAGAAGTATACTTTTAATGATTCTTATAGTTTTAATATATATAATGAAGATAAACTTTCAAAGGATAATTTTAGACGACAAAATGTAAATGATTTTGTGAAAGTTTTGGGGGATAAATTTAAAAGTTATAAAAATGAGCTTAAGTTTGGGATGGGAGTTAATTATATTTGGAGAACATTTAATGATGATTTAAATGGAATAAATTATGAAGGTTATTCCGATTATGATAAGGGAGCATTTGATTCTCTTAATATTGGAAAGATGGGATATGTTAATTACATAGTTATAAAAATTGATAACAAAATACAAGAAGTTTCGGATATAGAAAATGTCATATCTTGGTGGGAGAAAAAATTTAGAACTTATTTAATTGATGTGTTTGTTCAAGGTGAAGATAATATTTTAGATGTTATAACAACAGTGAGAAATAATAATTTTATAAATGGGTTTTTATATAAAAAATTTGAAATAATAAATGATATTAGAGGTCTTATGCCAACAAAAGCGATTGTTCCAAGATTTAAATCTTTTGATAGCTACTATACTTTATGTGATTTTAAAGTAACTCCTAAATTAAAAGGGGATAAGATAGAATTCAATATTTTAGATGAGGGGTATGAGAATACTAAAAATATTTTAGTTTACAAATTTCCATATGATGATTTAGATATAGAAAATGGAAATTATATAAAAGATATATTACCAAGTGATGGACGTAGTACTATTATAACATTAAACAAGGAAGATGGAGTTTATGCAATAACCAAATTAAATTATAATTCGGTAGAAAATAGAATTATTTGTGCTTTTATTGTGAATGAGGAATTTGGTCTTATAGAAGAGCGTTTTTTAGACGATAAGCCTAAAATCATAAATAGTAATATAGAGTTTGTGGCAAAGTCTTATAATAAAAATAATGAGTTTAAATTTGTATTAGAAAAAGATGGGGATAAAGTATTAGAGAGAGATTTTGATAAAGAGGGAGTATACAAATTTATTCCAGATGATAGCGGTGTATATAGGTTAAATGTAATAATTAGTAATTCTAAAGATAGGAAAAATGTTTTGAAGTCTTATTTAAGTTTTGAAGTTAAAGATAAGTATATAGTAGTACTTGATGCTGGACATGGAGGAGATGAACCCGGAGCTAAAACAGGCGAAAATATATTAGAGAAGGATATAAATCTTTCTATTTGTAAATATTCAACTGATTTATTAAGTAATAATGACAAAGTTTCTGTAATAAATACACGAATAAATGATATTAAGATAGATTTGAGTGATAGGGTTAAATTATGCTCTTTTTTAGGTGGAGATATATTTATATCTATTCATCAGAACGCATTTGATAATGAAACTGCAAATGGAATTGAGAGTTACCATTATTTTAAAGAAAATGATAGTAAGGGTTTATGTAATTTAATTCAAAAAAATTTAATTGATAATACCAGTGCTTTTGACAGGGGGGTAAAAACTTCGAATTTTGTCGTATTAAGAGAGAATATTGTCCCATCGGTTTTGGTAGAATGTGGATTTATTACAAATAAAAATGAGTCTAAGAATTTGATAGATGATGTGTATCAAAAGAATATATCTGAGGCTATATGTAAAAGTATAGTATCTTATTTTGAAATTTAA
- a CDS encoding LexA family protein, with the protein MVVVSLDMFLNSIQDNFVKYRNDKFCVVRGKENSGKTTAAIFKALYLKRNYCFDLNDKILFLSSENKIGQVVDIFNYINRSDLYKSIIPSDDIEVHILTIDQLNYLTIGTIYTHIIIDNVEKFTKSDEIYKVFNMFKNLSYSKVCLIQDSNESIDEVNEIVEYLRRIIKSREVLYKFRYVIEEDDQDEFTQIDISPEVKYLNYTYKDYVDFNTKEVFGYYTNSKSIYKDMGTFLYDLSYESKDIFLIDRYLNIKGTIKILKDWIPYKEGLYFVEIDDEGMSKYDLFIGDMVLIDSDCKINEGDVVVVLKENHLYARKYTKIGNAVKFVANYTIFNDIYLTDCVKIVGKVLAYIRKYNNF; encoded by the coding sequence ATGGTAGTAGTTTCTTTAGATATGTTTTTAAATAGTATTCAAGATAATTTTGTGAAATATAGAAATGATAAATTCTGTGTAGTTAGAGGTAAAGAAAATTCTGGAAAAACAACGGCTGCAATTTTTAAAGCACTATATTTGAAAAGAAATTATTGTTTTGATTTAAATGATAAAATATTATTTTTATCAAGTGAAAATAAAATTGGACAAGTTGTAGATATATTTAACTATATAAATAGAAGTGATTTATATAAATCTATAATACCCTCTGATGATATTGAAGTGCATATTTTAACTATTGATCAATTGAATTATTTAACTATTGGAACAATTTATACTCATATAATAATCGATAATGTTGAAAAATTTACAAAAAGTGATGAGATATATAAAGTTTTTAATATGTTTAAAAACCTATCTTATTCTAAGGTTTGTCTTATACAGGATTCAAATGAAAGTATAGATGAAGTTAATGAGATTGTTGAGTATTTAAGAAGAATTATTAAATCTAGGGAAGTTTTGTATAAATTTAGGTATGTGATAGAAGAAGATGATCAAGATGAATTTACTCAAATAGATATATCTCCTGAAGTAAAATATTTAAATTATACATATAAAGATTACGTTGATTTTAATACTAAAGAGGTGTTTGGATATTACACAAATTCTAAATCTATATACAAAGATATGGGAACTTTCTTGTATGATTTGAGTTATGAGAGCAAAGATATATTTTTAATAGATAGATATTTAAATATAAAAGGTACAATTAAAATATTAAAAGATTGGATACCATATAAAGAAGGATTATATTTTGTTGAGATAGATGATGAAGGTATGAGTAAATATGATCTGTTTATAGGAGATATGGTTTTGATAGATTCTGATTGCAAAATAAATGAGGGTGATGTAGTTGTGGTATTGAAGGAAAATCATCTTTATGCAAGAAAATATACAAAAATAGGGAATGCTGTTAAGTTTGTAGCTAATTATACAATTTTTAATGATATATATTTAACTGATTGTGTTAAGATAGTTGGAAAGGTACTGGCTTATATAAGAAAATATAATAATTTTTAA
- a CDS encoding DUF4250 domain-containing protein, with product MDFLKMDKNMFFSIVNMKLRDEFDSIEEFCSYYDIDLEDIKEKMNSFNMKYYSDINQIKML from the coding sequence ATGGATTTTTTAAAAATGGATAAAAATATGTTTTTTAGTATTGTTAATATGAAACTCAGAGATGAGTTTGATAGTATAGAAGAGTTTTGTAGTTATTATGATATTGATCTTGAGGATATTAAAGAGAAAATGAATTCTTTTAATATGAAATATTATAGCGATATAAATCAAATTAAAATGTTATAG
- a CDS encoding heavy metal translocating P-type ATPase — protein sequence MEKVLKITGMTCAACSSSIEKSLSRKKGVNSAVVNLSTEKLTINFNEEDITINQIEAYIVKLGYGIDKSLDDNYYERESDFIRKMMIRFILSIVFTIPLLYISMAHMFSYKVIDFFDHMKNPLNFTIIQLILVIPVMLTGFPFFKKGIKSLISLKPNMDSLITIGTFAAFLYSLYETIGVILGDHSKAMNLYYESSATILTLITFGKYLEGITKGKTSKAIKKLMGLSPKTALIERDGNEVEVSIDEVKVSDIVIVKSGDKFPVDGEIIYGSCLVDESMLTGESIPVQKKKSDSVIGASINKNGFVKYRATKVGDNTTLSQIIKLVEEAQNNKPKISKLADTVSYYFVPTIILIATISFIFWIIYMKNFGFAFSIFVSVLVIACPCALGLATPTSIMVSTGIGAENGILIKSGEALEDAHKINVVVLDKTGTITEGKPKVTDLIIDKDVFENDEDMIKYVTSIEKGSEHPLGDAILEYGREKNVGTLNVENFKAIEGMGVYGEVNGRKIFIGNKKLLDVNHISTDKFKDVSDNLSMHGKTTMFVVMDGVVGGVFSVSDTVKKSSKEAISRLKSMGIKVIMLTGDNSKTAIAIGKQVGVDDVISDVLPKDKSHEVQKLKDMGCKVCMVGDGINDAPALMNANIGIAIGSGTDIAIESSSVILMKSDLMDIPKFLKLSKNTIGNIKQNLFWAFLYNVIGIPIAMGVFYLFGGILLNPMIAAIAMSFSSVSVVINALRLKFIKLI from the coding sequence ATGGAAAAAGTACTGAAAATAACAGGAATGACTTGTGCTGCGTGTTCATCATCGATTGAAAAGTCACTTTCTAGGAAGAAGGGAGTAAATAGTGCTGTAGTTAATTTATCAACTGAGAAGTTAACTATAAATTTTAATGAAGAGGATATAACTATTAATCAAATTGAGGCTTATATAGTTAAACTTGGTTATGGTATTGATAAATCATTAGATGATAATTATTATGAGCGTGAAAGTGATTTCATAAGAAAAATGATGATAAGATTTATTTTATCTATTGTGTTTACCATACCTCTTCTTTATATATCAATGGCCCACATGTTTTCTTATAAAGTAATAGATTTTTTCGATCATATGAAAAACCCTCTTAATTTCACAATTATTCAATTAATTCTTGTCATACCTGTTATGCTCACAGGTTTTCCATTTTTTAAAAAAGGTATCAAAAGTCTTATTTCCCTTAAGCCCAATATGGATAGTTTAATAACTATAGGTACATTTGCGGCATTTTTATATTCACTTTATGAAACTATAGGAGTTATATTGGGAGATCATAGTAAAGCAATGAATTTGTATTATGAGTCTTCTGCGACGATATTAACTTTAATTACTTTTGGTAAGTATTTAGAAGGTATAACTAAGGGTAAAACTTCAAAAGCTATAAAGAAATTAATGGGACTATCGCCTAAGACAGCTTTAATTGAGAGAGATGGAAATGAGGTTGAGGTAAGTATTGATGAAGTTAAGGTTTCAGATATAGTTATTGTAAAGTCTGGAGATAAGTTTCCAGTTGATGGTGAAATAATATATGGAAGTTGTCTAGTTGACGAGTCTATGCTTACAGGTGAAAGTATACCTGTGCAGAAGAAAAAATCAGATAGTGTAATAGGTGCAAGTATCAATAAAAATGGGTTTGTAAAATATAGGGCTACGAAGGTAGGGGATAATACTACATTATCCCAAATAATTAAGCTTGTTGAAGAAGCGCAAAATAATAAGCCTAAGATTTCAAAGCTTGCAGATACTGTATCTTATTATTTTGTACCAACAATTATATTAATTGCTACGATATCTTTTATATTTTGGATAATTTATATGAAAAACTTTGGTTTTGCATTTTCTATATTTGTATCGGTTTTAGTAATAGCGTGTCCATGTGCATTAGGACTTGCGACTCCGACATCTATAATGGTTTCAACGGGAATTGGTGCAGAAAATGGTATACTCATAAAGTCTGGAGAAGCACTTGAAGATGCACATAAAATAAATGTTGTAGTTTTAGATAAAACAGGTACTATAACTGAAGGAAAACCTAAAGTAACAGATTTAATAATAGATAAAGATGTATTTGAAAATGATGAAGATATGATAAAATATGTAACTAGTATAGAGAAAGGATCCGAGCATCCTTTAGGAGATGCTATTTTAGAGTATGGAAGAGAGAAAAATGTAGGAACTTTAAATGTAGAAAATTTTAAAGCTATAGAGGGAATGGGAGTATATGGGGAAGTCAATGGAAGGAAAATATTTATAGGTAATAAAAAACTCCTAGATGTTAATCATATAAGTACAGATAAATTTAAGGATGTAAGTGATAACTTATCAATGCATGGTAAAACTACTATGTTTGTTGTTATGGACGGAGTTGTTGGAGGAGTTTTTAGTGTTTCTGATACGGTTAAAAAAAGTTCCAAAGAGGCAATCTCGAGGCTTAAATCTATGGGGATAAAAGTAATTATGCTAACTGGAGATAATTCTAAAACGGCGATTGCTATAGGAAAACAAGTTGGCGTTGATGATGTGATTTCAGATGTATTGCCTAAAGATAAATCACATGAAGTTCAAAAGCTTAAGGATATGGGGTGTAAGGTTTGTATGGTTGGAGATGGTATTAATGATGCCCCTGCTCTTATGAATGCAAATATTGGTATAGCGATTGGATCTGGAACTGATATAGCAATTGAATCATCTTCTGTAATTTTGATGAAGAGTGATTTAATGGATATTCCAAAGTTTTTAAAGCTTTCAAAGAATACCATAGGAAATATAAAACAAAATCTATTTTGGGCATTTTTGTATAATGTGATTGGGATACCTATAGCTATGGGAGTATTTTATTTGTTTGGAGGAATTCTTCTAAATCCAATGATCGCAGCTATTGCTATGAGTTTCAGTTCTGTATCTGTTGTAATAAATGCATTGAGACTTAAATTTATAAAACTGATCTAA
- a CDS encoding thermonuclease family protein translates to MKFKFVYFFTLLFILGSSVMACSIKDDKKIYEVKLNKVVDGNTIKVIINEELKDVRLILVDSPELRGNYPFSVEAKKYLNDKLLNVDYVYLELDGEEVDKYGKIWAYVWYYNDQGKLEMVNEDIIEDGYGRVAYVFDSAKYLDRLNSSQKRAKERGNGIWSIDGYVTERGYKRSK, encoded by the coding sequence TTGAAATTTAAGTTTGTATATTTCTTTACTCTATTATTTATTTTAGGAAGTTCTGTCATGGCTTGTTCTATTAAGGATGATAAAAAAATATATGAAGTTAAGCTTAATAAGGTTGTAGATGGGAATACAATAAAAGTTATAATAAATGAAGAATTAAAAGATGTGAGATTAATTCTCGTTGATTCTCCAGAACTTAGAGGTAATTACCCTTTTAGTGTTGAAGCAAAAAAATATTTAAATGATAAATTATTAAATGTTGATTATGTTTATTTAGAGTTAGATGGTGAAGAGGTAGATAAGTATGGCAAGATATGGGCCTATGTTTGGTATTATAATGATCAGGGTAAACTTGAGATGGTAAATGAGGATATTATAGAGGATGGATATGGAAGAGTTGCTTATGTATTTGATTCTGCTAAATATTTAGATAGACTTAATTCATCTCAAAAAAGAGCTAAGGAGAGAGGAAATGGAATATGGAGTATAGATGGATATGTTACAGAAAGAGGGTATAAGAGATCAAAATGA
- a CDS encoding heavy-metal-associated domain-containing protein, whose protein sequence is MKKIYISGMKCSHCEKKVRNALEEIGATDIHVDLSKKIVTCNTDKSYDEISDIIGEYGFDVDNVE, encoded by the coding sequence ATGAAAAAAATATATATAAGTGGTATGAAGTGTTCTCATTGTGAGAAAAAAGTTAGAAATGCTTTAGAGGAAATAGGAGCAACCGATATACATGTTGATTTATCTAAAAAAATAGTTACGTGTAATACGGATAAGTCGTATGATGAAATATCGGATATAATAGGTGAATATGGATTCGATGTGGATAATGTAGAATAA
- the ileS gene encoding isoleucine--tRNA ligase — translation MYKKVESNVPMNQIDKHILDFWEKNNIVKKNFDRNEYGEYFSFYDGPPTANGKPHIGHVITRVIKDIIPRYKVMKGYRVLRKAGWDTHGLPVELEIEKKLSISGKKEIEDFGVSKFVSECKNNVFKYVEMWEEMSKKIGYWVDMESPYVTYHNNYIESVWWALKTMWDKDLLYKGHKILPYCSRCGTGLSSHEVAQGYKDIKDNTVVAKFKVQGFDNKYILAWTTTPWTLPSNTALAINRAYTYVEVLVDGEIYILAKDLLKILGDIEYEIINEFKGDKLEGTHYDQLFDYIKPEENGFYVVHADYVTLSDGTGIVHIAPAFGEDDNKVGQKYNLPFINPVDLQGKFTDEVSDFKGMFVKDCDIKIIKLLEEREMLFKSEKYTHSYPHCWRCDTPLLYYPKDSWYIKTTSIKENLLKNNDKVSWYPDNIRTGRFGNFLENVIDWSISRDRYWGTPLPIWECECLHRECIGSIEELKEKGINVLEDIELHKPFIDEVKLKCEKCGGEMTRTKEVIDCWFDSGSMPFAQYHYPFENKELFEKNFPAQFISEAVDQTRGWFYTLMAISTAIFDRNPFENCIVLGHVLDKHGKKMSKHLGNVVDPNEVIDSQGADAVRWHFYTSSYPWLPSRFSENDVKEVHRRFLSTYWNVYSFYVLYANLDKFNPNNYKDYTVSNIMDKWILSKLNTLIKDVDEMLSSYKITNAAYKIETFVDELSNWYIRRNRSRYWTNGFDEDKISAFMTLYLVIVDLSKILAPFIPFVTEEIYQNLVKNLDENSRESIHLCNFPECRYDLIDKDLESDMDLAYKIVKLGRSARNNANIKNRQPLQKILVSGENLENYYHSIIKDELNIKEIEFNSDISKYVSFNLKPNLPVLGKEYGRYIPKIKEFLSNSNQMELALNLKAGESVEVSILDKSILLNKDNVLITMDGLEGYAFSGEGTIGVVLDTNITDTLREEGFVREIISKIQNLRKEKGFEVSDKIKIYVKDSFNLVSIIDKYREIIQKETLTTNIYFNDEILNLNYVELNINKEILVLDIVRV, via the coding sequence ATGTATAAAAAGGTCGAATCTAATGTTCCTATGAATCAAATAGATAAACACATATTAGATTTTTGGGAAAAGAACAATATTGTTAAAAAGAACTTTGATAGGAATGAATATGGCGAATATTTTAGTTTTTATGACGGTCCACCAACAGCTAACGGTAAACCTCATATAGGTCATGTTATAACAAGAGTTATAAAAGATATCATACCTAGATATAAGGTTATGAAGGGTTATAGAGTTTTGAGAAAGGCTGGATGGGATACTCATGGACTTCCTGTTGAACTTGAAATTGAAAAGAAGCTTTCTATTTCAGGAAAGAAAGAAATAGAAGATTTTGGAGTAAGTAAGTTTGTATCGGAGTGCAAAAATAACGTATTTAAATATGTTGAAATGTGGGAAGAAATGTCTAAAAAGATTGGATACTGGGTAGATATGGAAAGCCCATATGTAACGTATCACAACAATTACATAGAGTCTGTTTGGTGGGCACTCAAAACAATGTGGGATAAAGATTTGCTTTATAAGGGTCATAAGATTCTTCCGTATTGTTCAAGATGTGGAACGGGTTTATCTTCTCATGAGGTTGCTCAAGGGTATAAAGATATTAAAGACAATACGGTAGTTGCTAAATTTAAGGTTCAAGGATTTGACAATAAGTACATATTAGCTTGGACAACTACTCCATGGACTCTTCCATCTAATACGGCTCTTGCGATTAATAGAGCTTATACATATGTTGAGGTTCTTGTAGATGGTGAAATTTATATACTTGCTAAGGATCTTTTAAAAATTTTAGGTGATATAGAATATGAAATAATAAATGAGTTTAAGGGAGATAAACTTGAAGGGACTCATTATGATCAATTATTTGATTATATAAAACCAGAAGAAAATGGTTTTTATGTAGTTCATGCAGATTATGTAACATTATCTGATGGAACTGGTATTGTACATATTGCTCCTGCGTTTGGAGAAGATGATAACAAGGTAGGTCAAAAATATAATTTGCCTTTTATAAATCCTGTAGATCTTCAGGGTAAGTTTACGGATGAGGTAAGCGATTTTAAGGGAATGTTTGTAAAAGATTGTGACATTAAGATAATAAAACTTTTAGAAGAAAGAGAAATGCTTTTTAAAAGTGAGAAATATACGCACTCATACCCTCATTGCTGGAGATGTGATACTCCTCTTTTATATTATCCTAAAGATAGCTGGTATATTAAAACGACTTCAATTAAGGAAAATTTACTTAAAAATAATGATAAAGTTTCATGGTATCCAGATAATATAAGGACGGGAAGGTTCGGAAATTTTTTAGAAAACGTAATAGATTGGAGTATATCAAGAGATAGATATTGGGGAACTCCACTCCCTATTTGGGAATGTGAGTGTTTGCATAGAGAGTGTATTGGATCTATAGAGGAATTGAAGGAAAAAGGAATAAATGTTTTAGAAGATATAGAGCTTCATAAGCCTTTTATAGATGAAGTTAAACTTAAATGTGAAAAGTGCGGGGGAGAGATGACTCGCACAAAGGAAGTTATAGACTGTTGGTTTGATTCAGGAAGTATGCCGTTTGCTCAGTATCATTATCCTTTTGAAAACAAAGAATTATTTGAGAAGAATTTCCCAGCACAGTTTATTTCAGAAGCGGTTGATCAAACAAGAGGATGGTTTTATACGCTTATGGCAATATCTACTGCTATTTTTGATAGAAATCCATTTGAAAATTGTATAGTTTTAGGGCATGTTTTAGATAAACATGGTAAGAAGATGTCTAAACATTTGGGTAATGTTGTTGATCCTAATGAGGTTATTGATTCTCAAGGTGCTGATGCTGTTAGATGGCATTTTTATACATCGAGTTATCCGTGGCTTCCATCTAGATTTTCTGAAAATGATGTAAAAGAGGTTCATAGGAGATTTTTATCTACATATTGGAATGTGTATTCTTTTTATGTGCTTTATGCAAATTTAGATAAGTTTAATCCGAATAATTATAAAGATTATACTGTTTCAAACATTATGGATAAATGGATATTGTCAAAATTAAATACTTTGATTAAAGATGTAGATGAAATGCTTTCGTCTTATAAAATAACTAATGCAGCTTATAAGATTGAAACGTTCGTTGATGAGCTTTCTAATTGGTATATAAGACGTAATAGATCGAGGTATTGGACAAATGGTTTTGATGAAGATAAGATAAGTGCTTTTATGACGCTTTATTTAGTAATTGTTGATTTATCAAAAATACTTGCACCATTTATACCTTTTGTAACTGAAGAAATTTATCAAAATCTTGTTAAAAATCTTGATGAAAATTCAAGAGAGAGCATACATTTATGTAATTTTCCAGAGTGTAGGTATGATTTAATAGATAAAGATCTTGAAAGTGATATGGATCTTGCGTATAAAATAGTTAAACTTGGAAGAAGTGCGAGAAATAATGCTAATATTAAAAATAGGCAACCACTCCAGAAGATACTTGTGAGTGGAGAGAATTTAGAGAATTATTATCACTCTATTATAAAAGATGAGCTTAATATAAAAGAGATAGAATTTAATTCTGATATAAGTAAATATGTAAGTTTTAATCTTAAACCGAATCTGCCAGTACTTGGGAAAGAGTATGGAAGATATATTCCAAAAATAAAAGAGTTTTTATCAAACAGTAATCAAATGGAATTGGCCTTAAATCTTAAAGCAGGTGAAAGCGTAGAAGTTTCTATATTAGATAAGAGTATTTTGTTAAATAAAGATAATGTTTTAATTACAATGGATGGATTAGAGGGTTATGCATTTTCTGGAGAAGGAACTATTGGAGTTGTGCTTGATACTAATATCACAGATACTTTAAGAGAAGAAGGATTCGTACGTGAAATAATAAGTAAGATTCAAAATTTAAGGAAAGAAAAGGGATTTGAGGTAAGCGATAAGATTAAAATTTATGTAAAAGATAGTTTTAATTTGGTAAGTATAATCGATAAATATAGGGAGATTATACAGAAAGAAACATTAACTACTAATATTTATTTTAATGATGAAATATTAAATTTAAATTATGTAGAGTTAAATATTAATAAAGAAATACTAGTTTTAGATATTGTAAGAGTATAA
- a CDS encoding LacI family DNA-binding transcriptional regulator — MAISIKDVAKEAGVSIATVSRVLNGIEVVNEDTQKRVKEAVAKLGYRPNIIARSLKTQRTRTVGILIPDISNSLYPEIVRGIEDVSNIYNYNIILCNSDLNLDKEKEYIYILREKMVDGILFMSNSLEDEVLDIIQKLDMKTVLIETNVCNKNIPNITIDNIKASSEAVNKLISNGRRRILYIGDHKDTLNASAYRYKGYVKALEENGIKIDDELICYCKPFLNNGYEYIQKKIKEGVLFDGVFCTCDELAIGAINALRENRVDIPEECEIIGFNNILMSAAFSPKLTTIDTSSYDLGSIGMRTLIKIINNEQINNFNYVVPYNLIERESTR; from the coding sequence ATGGCTATTTCAATTAAAGATGTTGCGAAGGAAGCGGGGGTATCTATTGCAACTGTTTCAAGAGTTTTAAATGGAATTGAAGTTGTTAATGAAGATACTCAAAAAAGAGTAAAAGAAGCAGTAGCTAAATTAGGATATAGGCCAAATATTATAGCGAGAAGTTTGAAAACACAAAGGACGAGGACAGTCGGTATTTTAATCCCTGATATATCCAATTCATTATATCCAGAGATAGTTAGAGGAATTGAAGATGTTTCTAATATTTACAATTATAATATAATACTTTGTAATTCAGATTTAAATTTGGATAAAGAAAAGGAGTACATTTATATTCTTCGAGAGAAAATGGTTGATGGTATTCTATTTATGAGTAATTCTCTTGAAGATGAGGTTTTGGATATTATACAGAAGTTAGATATGAAAACAGTTTTAATAGAAACAAATGTTTGTAATAAAAATATTCCTAATATAACAATAGATAATATTAAGGCATCAAGTGAGGCGGTAAATAAACTTATATCAAATGGTAGAAGAAGAATATTATATATAGGGGATCATAAGGATACGTTAAACGCATCTGCATATAGATACAAGGGGTATGTTAAAGCGTTAGAAGAAAATGGAATTAAAATAGATGATGAACTTATATGTTATTGTAAGCCATTTTTGAATAATGGATATGAATATATACAAAAGAAAATTAAGGAAGGCGTTTTATTTGATGGGGTATTTTGTACTTGCGATGAACTTGCTATAGGGGCTATTAATGCACTTCGTGAAAATAGAGTTGATATTCCAGAAGAATGTGAAATTATAGGATTCAATAATATTTTAATGTCAGCAGCATTTTCTCCGAAACTCACAACGATTGATACATCGAGCTATGATTTGGGTTCTATTGGTATGAGAACTCTTATAAAGATAATTAATAATGAACAAATAAATAACTTTAATTATGTAGTTCCATATAATTTAATAGAGAGGGAGAGTACAAGGTAA